A region from the Chitinophaga sp. Cy-1792 genome encodes:
- a CDS encoding amidohydrolase, with protein MKILFVISLAILSATISSAQSQGPFTGADLIVYHAKVTTQNRSQPNATALAVKRGRIYAVGTDADILLLKDSNTRLIDANGRRLIPGLNDAHVHVLNEKNYNYNIRWDGVPTLKRALEMLSEQAKRTPPGQWVKVIGGWSPYQFKENRFPTMAELNKAVSDRPLIVQYAYNQAFLNDLAMKAVGIGTDKFPMYPGTVLEKDQQGRYTGIIHGYSFTFIAMEYFAPQPSFEEEVNSLRYVINDLNRFGITSVIDGASMVGYPQGHVPLQTLINNNQLNIRFPFIDLQFGDTSSRSLVDAEINMVTKTPISPGENMHPSMAHGHEYEGAGEVLRQELHDHENFDMPAFIINPDSMRHYIEEDVSKLVKKRIPFRMHISYNENITPFLDALEKINQETPLDGLRWSIEHAETISPENMDRVKRLGGGIALDDKMALHGDAFIKTYSREKALQTPPLRRLLEKGIPVAMTTDGFRASSYNPWIGIGWMVTGKSVSGTEVLAADNRLTREEALRLYTLGAAWFEHQENEKGKIAPGNLADFVLLSADYFTVPEDEIRNISAVLTVVDGRVVFGTENYAGLAPRLPEIQPAWSPVKYFGGYYNTHP; from the coding sequence ATGAAAATACTATTTGTAATCTCGCTGGCAATACTATCTGCCACTATCTCATCCGCGCAATCGCAAGGCCCCTTCACTGGCGCAGACCTGATCGTCTATCATGCGAAGGTCACTACACAAAATCGCTCGCAACCCAATGCTACTGCCCTGGCAGTAAAGAGAGGCAGAATATATGCCGTTGGTACTGATGCAGATATTCTCCTGCTGAAAGACAGCAACACCAGGTTAATTGATGCCAATGGCAGAAGGTTAATACCTGGACTTAATGACGCTCACGTCCACGTACTGAATGAAAAAAACTACAATTATAACATCAGATGGGATGGTGTGCCTACCCTGAAGCGTGCCCTGGAGATGCTGAGTGAACAGGCTAAAAGAACACCACCAGGACAATGGGTGAAAGTAATAGGCGGCTGGTCGCCGTATCAGTTTAAAGAAAACAGGTTCCCAACGATGGCGGAACTCAATAAAGCAGTGTCGGACCGGCCTCTGATAGTCCAATATGCCTATAACCAGGCATTTCTCAATGACCTGGCCATGAAGGCGGTAGGTATCGGTACTGACAAGTTTCCCATGTATCCGGGGACTGTACTGGAGAAGGACCAGCAAGGCAGGTATACAGGGATCATACATGGCTACTCTTTTACTTTCATAGCCATGGAGTATTTTGCGCCGCAGCCTTCTTTTGAAGAAGAAGTCAATTCACTGAGGTATGTTATCAACGACCTCAATCGATTCGGTATTACCTCTGTGATTGATGGCGCAAGTATGGTTGGTTATCCACAGGGACATGTTCCGCTACAGACCTTAATTAACAATAATCAGTTAAACATCCGTTTCCCGTTTATTGATCTTCAATTTGGAGACACCAGCAGTCGGAGCCTGGTAGATGCAGAGATTAATATGGTAACAAAAACACCGATCAGTCCGGGAGAGAATATGCACCCCTCCATGGCGCACGGACACGAGTATGAAGGTGCCGGAGAAGTGCTGAGACAGGAATTACACGACCATGAGAATTTTGATATGCCGGCATTTATCATCAATCCTGATTCTATGCGCCATTATATAGAAGAAGATGTGAGTAAGCTGGTAAAGAAAAGAATTCCTTTCCGGATGCATATCAGCTACAATGAAAATATTACGCCATTCCTGGATGCCTTGGAGAAAATAAACCAGGAGACGCCCTTAGATGGCCTGCGGTGGAGTATAGAACATGCAGAAACCATCAGTCCTGAAAATATGGACAGGGTAAAAAGGCTGGGAGGCGGTATTGCACTGGATGATAAGATGGCTTTGCATGGAGACGCCTTTATTAAAACCTATAGCAGGGAAAAGGCATTGCAAACACCGCCTTTGCGCCGCCTTCTCGAAAAAGGGATCCCGGTGGCCATGACCACAGACGGTTTTCGTGCTTCTTCCTATAATCCCTGGATAGGCATCGGATGGATGGTTACCGGTAAATCAGTATCTGGTACAGAAGTGCTGGCCGCTGACAACCGGCTGACAAGAGAAGAAGCCTTGCGGCTCTATACATTAGGTGCTGCCTGGTTTGAGCATCAGGAAAATGAAAAAGGTAAAATCGCTCCCGGCAACCTGGCAGATTTTGTGTTGCTCAGCGCTGATTATTTTACGGTGCCCGAAGACGAGATCCGCAATATCTCTGCTGTACTTACTGTGGTAGATGGACGTGTGGTTTTTGGTACAGAAAATTATGCAGGTCTTGCACCACGGCTTCCTGAAATACAGCCCGCATGGTCGCCGGTGAAATATTTCGGTGGTTATTACAATACACATCCATAG
- a CDS encoding pirin family protein, translating into MKKQVINIKQGHRADVGEYKIYRVLPDHEVRAVGPFVFLDYVPPVFHAADEPRKFVNGSGAHPHRGIATLTYVLNGEADHFDSNGHHAKVYSGGAQWMKAGTGIIHDEAMNPDPNTNDGLTHGFQFWVNLPAKNKAEQPDYRPVQAAEMPKIALADNAGWLKVVAGEYLQQTSPIPAYSEQFIYHIQLEAGKSFSLNALEGREYALFLPVSGAVINDVAYREQQLLVFDTAAGEIDIQNVTDSLLTAIVFGGAPYTEPIVAQGPFVMNTQKEIATAYNDFYEGKYGHIKYEQQAQ; encoded by the coding sequence ATGAAAAAGCAAGTAATAAACATAAAGCAAGGCCACAGGGCTGATGTTGGCGAATATAAAATCTATCGGGTACTTCCTGATCATGAAGTGCGGGCAGTGGGACCTTTTGTTTTCCTGGATTATGTGCCACCAGTGTTTCACGCTGCTGATGAGCCCCGGAAGTTCGTGAACGGCAGCGGCGCCCACCCTCATCGCGGTATAGCCACGCTAACCTATGTGCTGAACGGAGAAGCGGACCACTTCGATAGCAATGGTCATCATGCGAAAGTATATTCCGGCGGAGCGCAGTGGATGAAAGCCGGCACCGGTATTATCCATGATGAGGCGATGAATCCTGATCCCAATACGAACGACGGGCTTACCCACGGTTTTCAGTTTTGGGTAAACCTCCCTGCTAAAAATAAAGCCGAACAGCCGGATTACCGGCCGGTGCAGGCAGCTGAAATGCCTAAAATAGCATTGGCGGATAACGCCGGATGGCTGAAAGTTGTTGCCGGAGAATACCTACAACAGACATCGCCTATTCCGGCCTACAGCGAGCAGTTTATCTATCATATCCAGCTGGAGGCTGGTAAATCTTTTTCATTAAACGCTTTGGAAGGTAGAGAGTATGCCTTGTTTCTGCCTGTATCCGGTGCCGTTATCAATGATGTTGCATACAGGGAACAGCAGTTGTTAGTGTTTGATACTGCAGCAGGTGAGATCGACATACAAAATGTTACGGATAGTCTGCTTACCGCTATTGTGTTTGGAGGAGCGCCTTATACAGAGCCAATAGTGGCGCAGGGGCCTTTTGTGATGAATACACAAAAGGAAATCGCAACGGCCTATAATGATTTCTATGAAGGGAAATATGGCCACATAAAATATGAACAGCAAGCACAATAA
- a CDS encoding YceI family protein, producing the protein MQTQDIPTQTKWVIDPMHSQIGFKVKHLMFTNVRGHFNEYDASIYTTGYDFLTAEIDFWLNPASISTNDSKRDEHLKSADFFDVENFKEITFKGNTYEKVDKGNDYYLYGDLTIKGITRQVKLYVEFNGIVKDPWGNEKAVFNIEGKINRKEWGLNWNAALETGGVLVGEDVWIDIEVQLARGN; encoded by the coding sequence ATGCAAACGCAGGACATACCTACACAGACAAAATGGGTGATAGATCCCATGCACAGCCAGATCGGCTTTAAAGTTAAACACCTCATGTTTACCAATGTCAGAGGACATTTTAATGAATATGATGCAAGTATCTATACTACAGGATATGATTTTCTTACCGCTGAAATTGATTTCTGGCTTAATCCTGCTTCTATCAGCACCAACGATAGTAAAAGGGATGAGCATCTGAAAAGCGCTGACTTTTTTGATGTGGAAAATTTCAAGGAAATTACCTTCAAAGGAAATACCTATGAAAAGGTGGATAAAGGCAATGACTATTACCTTTATGGCGACCTCACGATCAAAGGTATTACCAGGCAGGTGAAGTTGTATGTAGAATTCAATGGTATCGTGAAAGATCCATGGGGCAATGAAAAAGCGGTTTTTAATATCGAAGGGAAGATAAACCGCAAAGAATGGGGACTTAACTGGAATGCGGCTTTGGAGACAGGTGGTGTGCTGGTAGGGGAAGATGTCTGGATAGATATTGAAGTGCAGCTGGCGCGTGGAAATTAA
- a CDS encoding SDR family NAD(P)-dependent oxidoreductase: MNSTQVWFITGASKGIGLLLTRLLLQEGYCVAAASRNLQQLISAVGEDASERFLPIFLDITDSDAVTEAINRTVAHFGGLDIVVNNAGFAFVGSMEELTDQEFRRAMDVNLFGTANVIRAAMAHLRKQRSGHIINIASAGGYVAVGNIGSYAASKFGMVGLTEALAQEVAPFGVRATVVLPGSFRTNFLEEGSLTYTRHPIGEYESYKVLQGMSARAGTQPGDPGKLVAALVRLSHMENPPVHLILGPDAYKMIMDKREQDLKEFEAYKSITMSTNL, encoded by the coding sequence ATGAATAGTACACAGGTTTGGTTTATTACCGGGGCCTCAAAAGGAATAGGGTTGCTATTAACAAGATTGCTATTACAGGAAGGATATTGCGTAGCAGCAGCTTCCAGGAATTTGCAACAATTGATATCAGCCGTAGGAGAGGATGCCAGTGAGCGCTTTTTGCCAATATTTTTGGATATTACTGACAGCGATGCTGTTACTGAGGCCATCAACCGTACTGTCGCTCATTTTGGCGGTTTGGATATCGTTGTAAACAATGCTGGTTTCGCGTTTGTTGGAAGTATGGAAGAGCTGACAGATCAGGAGTTCAGAAGGGCTATGGATGTAAATTTATTTGGTACGGCGAATGTAATCAGGGCTGCCATGGCTCATTTGCGGAAGCAGCGATCGGGGCATATCATTAATATAGCATCAGCCGGAGGATACGTTGCAGTAGGGAATATAGGGAGTTATGCTGCTTCCAAATTTGGTATGGTGGGCCTGACAGAAGCCCTGGCGCAGGAAGTGGCGCCTTTTGGGGTGAGGGCAACGGTAGTATTGCCGGGGTCTTTCAGAACAAATTTCCTGGAAGAAGGTTCCTTAACCTATACCCGGCATCCTATAGGTGAATATGAAAGCTACAAGGTGTTGCAGGGAATGTCGGCCAGAGCAGGAACGCAACCCGGAGATCCTGGCAAACTGGTAGCGGCATTGGTGCGTCTCAGTCATATGGAAAATCCTCCCGTTCATTTAATACTGGGGCCTGATGCATATAAGATGATTATGGATAAAAGAGAACAGGACCTGAAAGAATTTGAGGCTTATAAATCAATTACCATGTCCACCAATTTATAG
- a CDS encoding AraC family transcriptional regulator → MSHEIPYHIKTIAEYHRLLGIDKPRHPLFSVIDHADIRSFSDEKLKSKVYDFYAVSRKCGYEGTMKYGQHYYDFDDGVMVFHGPRQVIVSALSENLQLKGWTLLIHPDFMRGYALAARMKDFGFFSYQMHEALHLSEEESAIIERIMNAIRQEYHFNIDKFSQDILISQVEQLLNYCNRFYNRQFITRKAASNDVLTKFEKLLTAYFEDESLRANGIPAVQYFSDRLHLSPKYLSDLLRNLTGQSTQQHIQDKLIETAKDMLTTTNLSVSEIAYSLGFGYAQSFNKMFKNKTNVTPVAYRQSFN, encoded by the coding sequence ATGAGCCATGAGATACCTTACCATATAAAAACAATTGCTGAATACCACAGACTGTTGGGAATAGATAAGCCCAGACATCCTTTATTCAGCGTAATAGACCATGCAGACATCAGGAGTTTTTCAGATGAGAAATTAAAGTCGAAAGTGTATGATTTCTATGCTGTCAGCAGAAAATGCGGATATGAAGGTACCATGAAATACGGACAGCATTATTATGATTTTGATGATGGTGTGATGGTGTTTCATGGCCCCAGGCAGGTAATTGTTTCAGCATTGTCTGAAAATCTGCAATTAAAAGGATGGACATTGCTTATTCATCCTGATTTTATGCGGGGGTATGCGTTGGCTGCCAGGATGAAGGATTTCGGTTTTTTCTCCTATCAGATGCATGAGGCTTTACACCTTTCTGAAGAAGAGTCTGCTATCATCGAACGAATAATGAATGCCATCCGTCAGGAATATCATTTCAATATTGATAAATTCAGTCAGGATATATTGATCTCCCAGGTAGAGCAATTGTTGAATTATTGTAACCGTTTCTATAACCGGCAGTTCATCACAAGGAAAGCCGCCAGTAATGATGTGCTGACTAAATTTGAAAAATTACTGACGGCATATTTTGAAGATGAAAGTCTTCGGGCGAATGGCATTCCTGCTGTTCAGTATTTTTCTGACAGGCTACATTTATCTCCCAAATACCTGAGTGATCTGCTCAGGAACCTGACAGGACAAAGTACCCAGCAGCATATTCAGGATAAGCTGATAGAAACGGCAAAGGATATGCTGACAACGACGAACCTTTCCGTGAGTGAAATTGCCTATAGTCTGGGATTTGGATATGCGCAGTCATTTAATAAAATGTTTAAGAATAAAACGAATGTTACCCCCGTGGCATATCGGCAATCATTTAACTGA
- a CDS encoding MmcQ/YjbR family DNA-binding protein → MNIEQLQAYCLSLKGATEYMPFGDKYLIFRIYDKWFAVIPMDDASLKISVKCDPDEAIELRERYRSVEAAWHFNKKYWNSITLNGDMNDKTVKYWIKHSLEQVVRKLPKKTRAAYLEMNE, encoded by the coding sequence ATGAATATTGAACAATTACAGGCATATTGCCTTTCATTAAAAGGTGCGACGGAGTACATGCCATTTGGGGATAAGTATCTTATTTTCAGAATATATGACAAATGGTTTGCCGTAATTCCTATGGATGATGCTTCGTTGAAAATCTCTGTTAAATGTGATCCTGATGAGGCCATAGAGCTGCGTGAACGATACAGAAGTGTTGAGGCTGCATGGCATTTTAATAAAAAGTATTGGAACAGTATTACGCTGAACGGAGATATGAATGATAAAACAGTGAAATATTGGATTAAACATTCATTGGAGCAGGTAGTGAGAAAGCTGCCAAAGAAAACCCGGGCAGCCTATTTGGAAATGAATGAATGA
- a CDS encoding nitronate monooxygenase family protein, with product MWHQTKVTEILGIRYPILQGPFGGNLSSTQLVAAVSEAGGLGGYGVYTNTPQEIADIDKQIRNATNKPYNLNLWVSDTDATEGTDSQYKQAVQLFGPYFEELGLPIPPKPEPYLSRFENQLQTILDIQPRVFSYMFGKLTADIIAECHRKNIITIGTATTLDEALALEATGTDLIIASGFEAGGHRPSFLDNAATSATGTFVLVQLIREKVKTPVIAAGGIATGAGIKAAMTLGAEAVQIGTAFLACEESNALPLHREMLFSEKAKYTTLTRAFSGRLGRGISNRISAATIGKEDQILPFPLQRQFMSSLRKGAIDKQKWDMLFFWGGQIAPILKHRKAAVLMEALIKEATALFTT from the coding sequence ATGTGGCATCAAACTAAAGTAACGGAAATATTAGGGATCAGGTATCCTATTCTGCAAGGGCCCTTTGGTGGCAACCTTTCTTCCACTCAGCTGGTGGCCGCAGTATCCGAAGCAGGTGGCTTAGGCGGCTACGGTGTATACACCAATACGCCGCAGGAAATTGCAGACATTGACAAACAAATCAGAAATGCTACCAATAAGCCCTACAATTTAAATCTCTGGGTTTCAGATACTGATGCAACAGAGGGTACTGACAGCCAGTATAAACAGGCAGTACAACTGTTCGGGCCTTACTTTGAAGAACTAGGACTACCAATACCACCTAAACCTGAACCCTATTTATCCAGGTTCGAAAACCAGCTGCAAACTATACTGGATATACAGCCCAGGGTATTCAGCTATATGTTCGGCAAACTAACAGCGGATATTATAGCTGAATGTCACCGGAAAAATATCATCACTATCGGCACCGCCACCACGCTGGACGAGGCCCTGGCACTGGAAGCTACCGGAACTGATTTGATAATTGCTTCGGGATTTGAAGCTGGTGGCCATCGTCCTTCATTCCTGGACAACGCCGCTACTTCGGCCACCGGCACTTTTGTACTGGTGCAACTGATCAGAGAAAAAGTAAAAACCCCCGTGATAGCAGCAGGTGGCATCGCCACAGGTGCAGGTATCAAAGCTGCCATGACATTAGGTGCAGAAGCCGTACAGATAGGAACTGCATTTCTTGCCTGTGAAGAATCCAATGCCTTACCGCTACATCGCGAAATGCTCTTCTCTGAAAAAGCAAAATATACCACCCTTACCCGCGCGTTTAGCGGCCGCCTGGGCCGGGGTATCAGCAACCGCATCTCCGCAGCCACCATCGGTAAAGAAGATCAAATACTTCCATTTCCATTACAACGGCAGTTCATGTCTTCCCTTCGGAAAGGAGCAATAGACAAACAAAAATGGGATATGTTATTCTTCTGGGGCGGGCAAATAGCGCCTATTCTAAAACATAGGAAAGCAGCCGTTTTGATGGAAGCATTGATAAAAGAAGCAACCGCATTGTTCACGACATAA
- a CDS encoding nuclear transport factor 2 family protein yields the protein MKNILLTALLVSLSWTSKAQNKTTMETQHQDSIAISQVLENSYFKGIYEGDVTLLKSVYYPGTLLFGDVKGQPYAKTLPEYLDGVQHRQSPKNSGKLFKGEIITIKVVNSIAIAEVRVSMYDFVYHEFLSFHKFDGKWLLVNKMISDTAGQPVTATENKAYVVAYMDILPAFEKQVKDALNVMAEESNKEPGCEQFTVNTKKDAPLSIVVYEIYSNEEAFQVHKTSPHAKNFFEFVKGKIVNDHIQVDLLSGLNH from the coding sequence ATGAAAAACATACTTCTGACGGCTTTGCTGGTCTCCCTCTCGTGGACCAGCAAAGCACAAAACAAAACTACCATGGAAACACAACATCAGGATTCCATCGCTATCTCCCAGGTACTGGAGAACAGCTATTTTAAAGGAATTTACGAAGGCGACGTAACCTTATTAAAATCTGTTTATTATCCCGGCACATTGCTATTCGGCGACGTAAAAGGCCAGCCATATGCCAAAACCTTACCTGAATACCTCGACGGCGTACAACATCGCCAAAGTCCTAAAAATTCCGGTAAGCTTTTCAAAGGGGAAATCATTACTATTAAAGTGGTAAATTCCATCGCCATCGCAGAGGTACGGGTAAGCATGTACGATTTTGTCTACCACGAATTCCTGTCCTTTCATAAATTTGACGGAAAATGGCTGCTGGTAAATAAAATGATCAGTGACACCGCCGGCCAGCCCGTTACTGCTACGGAAAATAAAGCATATGTGGTGGCGTATATGGATATTTTACCGGCTTTCGAAAAACAAGTAAAAGATGCGTTGAACGTGATGGCGGAAGAAAGCAATAAGGAACCAGGTTGTGAGCAATTTACCGTAAATACCAAAAAAGATGCGCCATTATCTATTGTAGTCTATGAGATATACAGCAATGAGGAAGCTTTCCAGGTCCATAAGACATCACCACACGCAAAAAATTTCTTCGAATTTGTAAAAGGGAAAATCGTAAACGATCATATTCAAGTCGATTTACTGTCAGGCTTAAATCATTAA
- a CDS encoding SDR family NAD(P)-dependent oxidoreductase, with the protein MSKQTIIVTGASSGIGEAIAKYFLERGDNVVINSSTPEKLSSAYKKLGYSENLAMVAGDVKDKKTGEQLVALALEKFGAIDVLVNNAGIFENKAFLEVDEAYLDKFLNTNLKGTFFTTQAVIPQMLLQQSGVVINIGTPLVNYGLGGAPATAPIASKGAIHALTVQLAAEFGKKNIRVNTIAPGVIRTPMHGDGSDKMAGLHLVNRVGEAEDIAEMVYTVAKSNFINGATINVDGGMGAGYNLI; encoded by the coding sequence ATGAGCAAACAAACAATTATTGTAACCGGTGCGTCATCAGGCATAGGAGAAGCAATAGCGAAATATTTTCTTGAAAGAGGAGATAATGTTGTCATCAATTCATCTACCCCGGAAAAATTATCATCCGCATACAAAAAGCTCGGATACAGTGAAAATCTGGCCATGGTAGCAGGAGATGTTAAAGATAAAAAGACCGGCGAACAGCTGGTGGCGCTCGCGCTGGAAAAATTTGGCGCCATAGACGTACTGGTAAATAATGCCGGCATCTTCGAAAACAAAGCATTTCTTGAAGTGGACGAAGCATACCTCGATAAATTTTTGAACACAAATCTCAAAGGAACGTTCTTTACTACACAGGCAGTTATTCCGCAAATGTTGTTACAGCAAAGCGGGGTAGTCATTAATATTGGAACGCCACTGGTAAACTACGGGTTAGGAGGAGCGCCGGCAACAGCACCCATTGCAAGCAAAGGCGCTATACATGCCCTGACAGTACAGCTGGCAGCAGAATTTGGCAAAAAGAACATCCGCGTAAATACCATTGCCCCCGGTGTCATCCGTACCCCCATGCATGGTGATGGAAGTGATAAAATGGCCGGCTTACACCTTGTCAACCGGGTAGGCGAAGCAGAAGATATTGCAGAAATGGTATACACTGTGGCTAAAAGCAATTTTATCAATGGTGCCACAATCAACGTGGATGGTGGCATGGGAGCCGGATATAATTTAATTTAA
- a CDS encoding 4-oxalocrotonate tautomerase family protein — protein sequence MPFVKIDLTREGVTREKKQQLIKGITDLFTTILNKDPHLTHIAIQEIDLDNWGYAGEQVSVLREKNITADKK from the coding sequence ATGCCATTCGTAAAAATTGATTTAACCCGGGAAGGCGTTACCCGTGAAAAAAAACAGCAGCTTATAAAAGGTATAACTGACCTGTTTACCACCATTCTTAATAAAGATCCGCACCTTACCCACATTGCTATACAGGAAATAGATTTAGACAACTGGGGCTATGCAGGGGAACAGGTATCCGTGTTAAGAGAAAAAAACATCACAGCAGATAAAAAATAG
- a CDS encoding YceI family protein, translating to MKTQKFNIDVTKSNIDWVGKKVTGAHNGTIQLKGGELIISDGQITAGQFVVDTTSIRILDITDPATNAQFAGHLASDDFFGIDQYPEATFVITSVNDQHVSGNLTIKGITNPVAFDIATALSDDLLTATGKIIIDRTAYGIRFRSGNFFQNLGDTLIYNDFELNFILTAKAVLAHVIV from the coding sequence ATGAAAACGCAAAAATTCAACATCGACGTTACTAAAAGTAATATTGACTGGGTAGGTAAAAAGGTTACCGGCGCCCATAACGGCACCATTCAGCTGAAAGGAGGAGAACTCATTATTTCAGACGGACAGATCACTGCCGGTCAGTTTGTAGTCGATACTACTTCCATCAGGATACTTGACATCACCGATCCGGCTACCAATGCCCAATTTGCCGGACACCTCGCCTCCGACGATTTCTTTGGCATCGACCAGTACCCCGAAGCTACCTTCGTCATCACAAGTGTTAATGATCAACATGTTAGCGGTAATCTTACCATTAAAGGCATTACCAATCCGGTAGCATTCGATATCGCTACCGCCCTCAGCGACGACCTGTTAACCGCTACCGGTAAGATTATCATCGATCGCACCGCCTATGGCATCAGATTCCGGTCAGGAAACTTCTTCCAGAACCTGGGCGACACGCTCATCTATAACGACTTTGAGCTAAACTTTATATTAACCGCAAAAGCAGTCTTAGCACATGTTATTGTATAA
- a CDS encoding Crp/Fnr family transcriptional regulator — protein MAQDINILKAHVSKTISLTEEAFLHFSSHFKPLSFKKGQAIVTEGDKVEGEYFVLNGCLKAFYINDEIKMHILQFAMPTWWTSDYDALYNQTKATINIDCITDAEVLFLSGADRERLCKEIHEVEYFFRWRTNRGYVAAQRRLLSLMNNDAKTRYEELLKLYPQLYTLVPKHLIAAYLGVSRETLSRLYNASNKK, from the coding sequence ATGGCACAGGATATCAATATATTAAAAGCGCATGTTTCCAAAACGATTTCTTTGACGGAAGAGGCATTCCTTCATTTCAGCTCGCATTTCAAGCCGCTCTCCTTCAAAAAGGGCCAGGCAATTGTAACGGAAGGCGATAAGGTAGAAGGAGAATATTTTGTGCTCAATGGTTGCCTGAAAGCTTTTTATATTAATGATGAGATAAAGATGCATATCCTTCAGTTTGCCATGCCTACCTGGTGGACCTCCGACTATGACGCGCTCTACAATCAGACCAAAGCAACCATCAATATAGATTGTATTACAGATGCTGAAGTACTGTTTCTCTCCGGAGCCGACCGCGAACGGCTGTGCAAAGAAATCCATGAGGTAGAATATTTCTTTCGCTGGCGCACCAACAGAGGATATGTTGCCGCCCAAAGGCGGCTTCTTTCCCTCATGAACAATGATGCAAAAACCCGGTACGAGGAGTTACTTAAATTATACCCCCAGCTATACACCCTGGTTCCCAAACACCTGATTGCCGCCTATCTGGGCGTTTCCAGAGAAACACTCAGCCGTTTATATAATGCCTCCAACAAAAAGTGA
- a CDS encoding Crp/Fnr family transcriptional regulator, with the protein MNYLNTHILQYISINEERLLSLADFFEERTYNKKEILMKEGELCKEKFFICKGCVQTCFTKTNGVVQTVEFSLENWWATDFNAFSKGIKSQYTIQAIEKTVVMVLSAEHQERLLKEFPEMERYFHLVFQRAYAATQHRIRLLYELSREELFENFVRQYPAFVQRVPQYLLASFLGFTPEYLSKLRKKHIS; encoded by the coding sequence ATGAATTATCTCAATACACATATCCTGCAATATATTTCCATTAATGAGGAAAGGTTATTATCGCTGGCTGATTTTTTCGAAGAGCGGACCTACAACAAAAAAGAAATTTTAATGAAAGAAGGGGAGTTGTGCAAAGAAAAGTTCTTTATTTGTAAAGGCTGTGTGCAAACCTGTTTTACCAAAACTAACGGTGTCGTACAAACGGTGGAGTTTTCGTTGGAAAACTGGTGGGCTACGGATTTTAATGCATTTTCGAAGGGTATAAAATCGCAGTATACGATTCAGGCAATTGAAAAAACGGTGGTCATGGTACTTTCTGCAGAGCACCAGGAGCGGCTTTTAAAAGAATTTCCTGAAATGGAAAGGTATTTTCACCTGGTATTTCAACGGGCTTATGCAGCTACACAACACAGGATCAGGCTGTTGTATGAGTTGTCGCGGGAAGAATTATTTGAGAACTTTGTAAGGCAGTACCCAGCTTTTGTACAACGTGTTCCTCAGTATCTGTTAGCCTCTTTCCTGGGATTCACGCCTGAATATCTCAGTAAACTCCGGAAAAAGCACATTTCTTAA
- a CDS encoding carboxymuconolactone decarboxylase family protein, protein MDQRININKIESEAYKGMYMLEQYLKTSNLTPIQIHLIKLRASQINGCAFCLNMHSKEALQLGETAQRIFVLSAWRETTLFTDAEQVILEMTEEITLISQHGLTEATYQKAKETFDEHTIAQIIMCIATINSWNRIAVSTHMELI, encoded by the coding sequence ATGGATCAGAGAATTAATATTAATAAAATTGAAAGTGAAGCCTATAAAGGAATGTATATGCTGGAGCAATATCTTAAAACCAGCAATCTTACTCCTATTCAGATACATTTAATTAAGCTCCGTGCATCACAAATTAATGGCTGTGCTTTCTGCCTGAATATGCATTCAAAAGAAGCATTACAATTGGGGGAAACGGCACAACGGATATTCGTATTGAGCGCATGGAGAGAGACTACGCTGTTTACCGACGCTGAACAGGTAATCCTGGAAATGACGGAAGAAATTACGTTGATAAGTCAGCATGGCCTTACTGAAGCCACTTATCAAAAAGCGAAAGAGACTTTCGATGAGCATACCATTGCCCAGATAATCATGTGTATCGCTACGATTAACTCCTGGAACAGGATTGCTGTCAGTACGCATATGGAACTTATATAG